Proteins found in one Pelmatolapia mariae isolate MD_Pm_ZW linkage group LG7, Pm_UMD_F_2, whole genome shotgun sequence genomic segment:
- the hmgcs1 gene encoding hydroxymethylglutaryl-CoA synthase, cytoplasmic encodes MPGSAPVSYLGPWPKDVGIIALELYFPSQYVDQTELEEFDGVPAGKYTVGLGQARMGFCSDREDINSLCLTVVQRLMEKNALSYNSIGRLEVGTETIIDKSKSVKTALMQLFENSGNTDVEGIDTTNACYGGTAALFNAVNWVESSSWDGRYALVVAGDIAVYATGSARPTGGAGAVAMLIGPNAPLAFERGLRGTHMQHAYDFYKPDMVSEYPVVDGKLSIQCYLSALDRCYSVYRNKIHAQWQREGSDKSFSLEDFGFLVFHSPYCKLVQKSLARLMLNDFLNHPNPNTEIGPFTGLEAFRDVQPEDTYFDRDVEKAFMKASTDMFERKTKASLLISNQNGNMYTPSVYGCLASLIAQHTPSQMAGQRIGVFSYGSGFAATLYSLRVTQDHTPGSSLDKLVLSLSDMKTRLDSRKKVSPSLFSENMKLREDTHHLANYVPQGSVEDLFPGTWYLTRVDDKHRREYTRRPLDDDLPAESELVRSSSATEHIPSPVKKMPRMPAAMAGSERAVSN; translated from the exons ATGCCTGGCTCAGCTCCAGTTAGTTACCTGGGACCATGGCCTAAAGATGTGGGTATCATTGCCTTAGAACTGTACTTCCCATCCCAATATGTGGACCAGACTGAGTTGGAGGAGTTTGATGGTGTGCCCGCTGGTAAATACACCGTGGGCTTGGGCCAAGCTCGCATGGGCTTTTGTTCAGACCGTGAGGATATAAATTCTCTCTGCCTGACTGTGGTCCAGAGGTTGATGGAGAAGAATGCTCTATCCTACAACAGCATTGGTCGACTGGAAGTTGGTACTGAAACCATCATTGACAAGTCCAAGTCTGTCAAGACAGCCCTCATGCAGCTATTTGAGAACTCTGGCAATACAGATGTGGAGGGAATTGACACCACAAATGCTTGCTATGGTGGTACAGCTGCACTCTTCAACGCTGTCAACTGGGTGGAATCCAGCTCATGGGATG GACGTTATGCTTTGGTGGTAGCAGGGGACATTGCTGTCTATGCCACAGGAAGCGCCCGGCCTACGGGGGGGGCTGGTGCTGTGGCCATGCTGATTGGGCCTAATGCTCCTCTGGCCTTTGAGCGAG GCCTACGGGGAACCCACATGCAGCATGCATATGACTTCTATAAACCAGACATGGTGTCAGAGTATCCTGTTGTAGATGGCAAGCTGTCGATACAGTGCTACCTCAGTGCCTTGGATCGCTGCTACTCTGTGTACCGCAACAAAATCCATGCACAGTGGCAACGAG AGGGTTCAGATAAGAGCTTCAGCCTGGAGGACTTTGGCTTTTTAGTCTTCCACTCTCCTTATTGCAAGCTAGTACAGAAGTCATTGGCAAGACTGATGCTGAATGACTTTCTGAACCACCCCAACCCCAACACTGAGATCGGACCCTTCACAGGCCTCGAAGCCTTCAG AGATGTACAGCCAGAGGATACCTACTTTGACCGGGATGTGGAGAAGGCATTCATGAAGGCCAGTACAGATATGTTTGAGAGGAAGACCAAGGCATCCCTGCTAATCTCCAACCAGAATGGAAACATGTACACCCCCTCTGTCTATGGCTGCCTGGCATCACTTATTGCACA ACACACACCATCACAAATGGCAGGACAAAGGATTGGAGTTTTCTCCTATGGTTCAGGATTTGCTGCTACACTGTATTCTCTCAGAGTGACACAGGACCATACCCCTG GATCTAGTCTGGACAAACTTGTATTGAGCCTAAGTGACATGAAGACAAGACTGGACTCGAGGAAGAAAGTTTCGCCATCTCTTTTCTCTGAGAATATGAAGCTGCGAGAAGACACACACCACTTGG CCAACTATGTCCCACAAGGCTCTGTTGAGGATCTGTTCCCAGGTACATGGTACTTGACGCGAGTGGATGACAAACACCGCAGGGAATATACCCGCAGACCTCTGGATGATGACCTGCCAGCAGAATCAGAACTGGTTCGCTCAAGCAGTGCCACAGAG cacATCCCAAGTCCAGTAAAGAAGATGCCTCGTATGCCTGCAGCCATGGCTGGCTCTGAAAGAGCCGTCAGCAACTGA